In Burkholderia savannae, one genomic interval encodes:
- a CDS encoding NAD(P)/FAD-dependent oxidoreductase, translating to MHSNVVIVGGGVIGSATAYFLRTLDPGISVTVIERDPTYARASSALSAASIRQQFSTPLSIRMSLFGIEFLRSLGERLAVDGERPSIDLHEGGYLFLATPAGDATLRENHALQTSLGAQIRYLPRDALAATFPWLHADDLAAGCYGERGEGWFDGYGLVQALRRKARALGAQYVRADVTGARVDGRRVTQLLTADGRAFDCDAMVNAAGPWARSIAALVGVDLPVHARRRSIFNVTSPAVLPRCPLVIDPSGVYFRPEGASFICGAAPPPERDFDDLPLDDVDHALFDELIWPTLAHRVPQFEALRVARSWSGYYEYNVLDQNAIIGPHPDVDNCIFANGFSGHGLQQGPATGRGVAELIALGRYDSLDLSPLGFERVLEGRPIVEKNVV from the coding sequence ATGCATTCGAATGTCGTCATCGTCGGCGGCGGCGTCATCGGCAGCGCGACCGCCTATTTCCTGCGCACGCTCGATCCGGGCATCTCCGTGACCGTGATCGAGCGCGATCCAACGTATGCGCGCGCGTCGTCCGCGCTGTCCGCGGCGTCGATCCGCCAGCAGTTCTCGACGCCGCTGTCGATCCGGATGTCGCTCTTCGGAATCGAATTCCTGCGCTCGCTCGGCGAGCGGCTCGCGGTGGACGGCGAGCGCCCATCGATCGATCTGCACGAAGGCGGCTACCTGTTTCTCGCGACGCCCGCGGGCGACGCGACGCTGCGCGAGAACCACGCGCTGCAGACGTCGCTCGGCGCGCAAATCCGCTATCTGCCGCGCGACGCGCTCGCCGCGACGTTTCCATGGCTGCACGCCGACGATCTCGCCGCCGGCTGCTACGGCGAGCGCGGCGAAGGATGGTTCGACGGCTACGGGCTCGTGCAGGCGCTGCGCCGGAAGGCGCGCGCGCTCGGCGCGCAATACGTGAGAGCCGACGTGACGGGCGCGCGCGTCGACGGGCGGCGCGTCACGCAATTGCTGACGGCCGACGGCCGCGCGTTCGACTGCGACGCGATGGTCAACGCGGCCGGCCCGTGGGCGCGCTCGATCGCGGCGCTCGTCGGCGTCGACCTGCCCGTTCACGCGCGCCGCCGCAGCATCTTCAACGTGACGTCGCCCGCCGTGCTGCCGCGCTGCCCGCTCGTCATCGATCCGAGCGGCGTCTATTTCCGGCCGGAAGGCGCGTCGTTCATCTGCGGCGCGGCGCCGCCGCCCGAGCGCGACTTCGACGATCTGCCGCTCGACGACGTCGACCACGCGCTCTTCGACGAGCTGATCTGGCCGACCCTCGCGCACCGCGTGCCGCAGTTCGAGGCGCTGCGGGTCGCGCGCAGCTGGTCCGGCTATTACGAGTACAACGTGCTCGACCAGAACGCGATCATCGGGCCGCATCCGGACGTCGACAACTGCATCTTCGCGAACGGCTTCTCGGGGCACGGGCTGCAGCAGGGGCCGGCGACGGGGCGCGGCGTCGCGGAGCTGATCGCGCTCGGACGGTACGATTCGCTCGATTTGTCGCCGCTCGGCTTCGAGCGCGTGCTGGAAGGCCGGCCGATCGTCGAGAAGAACGTCGTTTGA